The following proteins are co-located in the Bosea sp. AS-1 genome:
- a CDS encoding extracellular solute-binding protein: MRPFYGALAGAGALLLAGITSVQAATEIEFWHAMSGALGERVDELVKKFNDSQKDYVVKAVAKGTYDEVLNGTIAAYRAKRQPEIVQSNERSFLTMVNSGAIVPTSELMAQQGHPIDTTKYIAPVVSYYAIGGKLQAMPFNSSTPILFYNRDHFKAAGFDKPGATWQELEPQLDAIKAKGVSKCAMVLPGDYEWSFLENYSAVNDIPYATKRNGMDGLDTNFVFNKGKLVGQVERMKRLIGSGVMQIAGQGIIPIQLFTSGECSTIIASTASHAAVVAAAKFDWSATELPYEQGVTPKNSVIGGAALWTLKGHTPEKYKAVAAFYDFLAKTDTQVWWHQATGYVPVTTAAYEAAKAQGYYQKNPTREIAVVQLMRGTPSDNSLGFRIGNSNQINVAIMEEVSAAFLGKKPVQQALDDAVSRGNEALRRYEQLNAGKK; this comes from the coding sequence CGTGAAGAAATTCAACGACTCGCAGAAGGACTACGTCGTCAAGGCGGTCGCCAAGGGCACCTACGACGAAGTGCTCAACGGCACGATCGCGGCCTATCGCGCCAAGCGTCAGCCCGAGATCGTCCAGTCGAACGAGCGCTCCTTCCTCACGATGGTCAACTCCGGCGCGATCGTCCCAACCAGCGAATTGATGGCGCAGCAGGGCCACCCGATCGACACGACGAAATATATCGCGCCGGTCGTCAGCTACTATGCGATCGGCGGCAAGCTGCAGGCGATGCCGTTCAACTCCTCGACGCCGATCCTGTTCTACAACCGCGACCACTTCAAAGCCGCCGGCTTCGACAAGCCCGGCGCGACCTGGCAGGAGCTGGAGCCGCAGCTCGATGCGATCAAGGCCAAGGGTGTGTCGAAATGCGCCATGGTGCTCCCCGGCGACTATGAGTGGAGCTTTCTCGAGAACTACAGCGCCGTGAACGACATCCCGTACGCGACCAAGCGCAACGGCATGGACGGCCTCGACACCAATTTCGTCTTCAACAAGGGCAAGCTGGTCGGCCAGGTCGAGCGTATGAAGCGCCTGATCGGCTCCGGTGTGATGCAGATCGCGGGCCAGGGCATCATCCCGATCCAACTTTTCACCTCCGGCGAATGCTCGACGATCATCGCCTCCACAGCCTCGCATGCGGCTGTCGTCGCCGCCGCGAAATTCGACTGGAGCGCGACGGAATTGCCCTACGAGCAAGGCGTCACCCCGAAGAATAGCGTCATCGGCGGTGCCGCGCTCTGGACCCTGAAGGGGCACACGCCGGAAAAGTACAAGGCGGTCGCCGCCTTCTACGACTTCCTGGCCAAGACCGACACGCAGGTCTGGTGGCACCAGGCGACGGGCTATGTCCCGGTCACGACCGCCGCTTACGAAGCGGCCAAGGCGCAGGGCTACTACCAGAAGAACCCGACGCGCGAGATCGCCGTGGTCCAGTTGATGCGCGGCACGCCGAGCGACAATTCGCTCGGCTTCCGCATCGGCAACAGCAACCAGATCAATGTCGCGATCATGGAAGAGGTCTCGGCCGCCTTCCTCGGCAAGAAGCCGGTGCAGCAGGCGCTGGATGATGCGGTCTCTCGCGGCAACGAGGCGCTGCGTCGCTACGAGCAGCTCAATGCCGGCAAGAAATGA
- a CDS encoding mannitol dehydrogenase family protein: protein MAMRLSRAALGQLGPLVGIPGYRRDELSPGIVHVGVGNFHRAHQAAYLDELFESGLDHDWAIIGTGVRESDAGMGRDLAAQDFLTTVVTQEAERSQARVTGAMIDFVEPGDAVAIIERLVDPRTRIVSLTVTEGGYYIDPATQAFDPGHPDIVGDAVNRLALPKTAFGLIAAGLLKRRAAGLPPFTVMSCDNLPGNGHVTAAAVAGLVDLVDPAAARWIRETVAFPNGMVDRITPATSDRERQTLRDDFGVEDRRPVFCEDFRQWVLEDHFPAGRPRLEEVGVQFVADVAPFELMKIRILNGGHATISYPAGLLGIHFVHEAMEDAQIARFLSVLLDEEIIPVVPPVPDTDLAAYKRTIERRFANPKIGDTIRRLCLDGSNRQPKFILPTLRDALRTGRPVDGLALVSALWCRYCHGETEGGQAIAPNDPGWSRLTEQAGRARHTPEAWLAMQDVYGDLGQDERFLRAFSLALQHVWQHGTRASIDRYLASRGS, encoded by the coding sequence ATGGCGATGCGCCTGTCCCGCGCGGCGCTCGGACAGCTCGGGCCCTTGGTCGGCATCCCCGGTTATCGGCGGGACGAGCTCAGTCCAGGCATCGTCCATGTCGGCGTCGGCAATTTCCACCGTGCCCATCAGGCAGCCTATCTCGACGAATTGTTCGAGAGCGGGCTGGACCATGACTGGGCGATCATCGGCACGGGCGTGCGCGAGAGCGATGCCGGGATGGGTCGTGACCTCGCCGCGCAGGATTTCCTGACCACGGTGGTGACGCAGGAAGCCGAGAGATCACAGGCGCGCGTCACCGGCGCGATGATCGATTTCGTCGAGCCGGGCGATGCAGTCGCGATCATCGAACGTCTCGTCGATCCCCGCACGCGGATCGTCTCGCTCACCGTCACCGAGGGCGGCTACTACATCGACCCGGCGACACAGGCTTTCGACCCCGGCCACCCCGACATCGTCGGCGATGCTGTGAATCGTCTGGCATTGCCCAAGACGGCTTTCGGCCTGATCGCCGCCGGACTCCTGAAGCGGCGTGCGGCCGGCTTGCCGCCCTTCACGGTCATGTCCTGCGACAACCTGCCGGGCAACGGCCATGTCACGGCGGCTGCCGTCGCTGGCCTGGTCGATCTCGTCGACCCGGCTGCCGCTCGCTGGATCCGCGAAACCGTCGCCTTTCCCAACGGCATGGTCGACCGCATCACGCCAGCCACCTCCGACCGCGAGCGCCAAACCCTGCGCGACGATTTCGGGGTCGAGGACCGCCGCCCGGTGTTCTGCGAGGATTTCAGGCAATGGGTCCTGGAGGATCATTTTCCCGCCGGTCGCCCGCGGCTGGAAGAAGTCGGCGTGCAGTTCGTCGCCGATGTCGCGCCTTTCGAGCTGATGAAGATCCGCATCCTCAATGGCGGTCATGCGACGATCTCTTACCCCGCCGGCCTGCTCGGCATCCATTTCGTCCACGAGGCGATGGAGGATGCGCAGATCGCCCGCTTCCTGTCGGTTCTTCTCGATGAGGAGATCATCCCCGTCGTCCCGCCGGTGCCGGATACCGATCTGGCCGCCTACAAGCGCACCATCGAGCGGCGCTTCGCCAATCCGAAGATCGGCGACACGATCCGCAGGCTCTGCCTGGACGGCTCCAACCGCCAGCCGAAATTCATTCTGCCGACGCTACGCGACGCGCTGCGGACGGGCCGGCCTGTCGATGGTCTCGCGCTCGTCAGCGCCTTGTGGTGTCGCTACTGCCACGGCGAGACCGAAGGCGGACAGGCGATTGCTCCGAATGACCCCGGCTGGTCGCGCCTGACGGAGCAGGCAGGCCGCGCAAGGCACACGCCGGAGGCCTGGCTCGCGATGCAGGACGTCTATGGCGACCTTGGACAAGACGAACGCTTCCTGCGGGCGTTCAGCCTGGCATTGCAGCATGTCTGGCAGCACGGAACCCGCGCGAGCATCGACCGTTATCTTGCCTCGCGAGGCTCTTGA
- a CDS encoding ABC transporter permease subunit: MPARNDAVALPAPAGGGVLRARWPLQRLLLKGTRDGQAESGLKRAHFKEWRLPFWLLAPQLFILLLFFFIPSIRALIQAFQLTDPFGATTQWVGFQNFERLFRSGVYWSSAQVTLIFTLAQNALTLSLALLLAFASNHILRGRGAYRTVLLLPYAIAPAIAGIMLAFLFNPRVGPVAHMLQGLGLDWDPNRNSWHALALVVMAASWKHICYNYIFLVAALMSVPQSILESAYLDGAGPIQRFLRISLPMIAPTLFFLIVINFVYGLFETFAIVDATTRGGPAGATSILVYKVYQDGFVTLDLGSSAAQSVVLMALALFLTFAQFRFVERRVNYSV, encoded by the coding sequence ATGCCGGCAAGAAATGATGCAGTCGCCCTCCCCGCACCGGCGGGTGGGGGCGTCCTGCGCGCCCGCTGGCCGTTGCAGCGCCTGCTCCTGAAGGGCACTCGCGATGGTCAAGCCGAGAGCGGACTGAAGCGCGCGCATTTCAAGGAATGGCGCCTGCCTTTCTGGCTGCTGGCGCCACAGCTTTTCATCCTGCTGCTTTTCTTCTTCATTCCCTCGATCAGGGCACTGATCCAGGCCTTCCAGCTCACGGACCCGTTCGGCGCCACCACCCAATGGGTCGGCTTCCAGAATTTCGAGCGGCTGTTCCGCAGCGGGGTCTACTGGTCCTCGGCGCAGGTGACGCTGATCTTCACGCTCGCGCAGAACGCGCTGACATTGTCGCTCGCGCTGCTGCTCGCCTTCGCCTCGAACCATATCCTGCGCGGCCGCGGCGCCTATCGCACCGTGCTGCTGCTGCCCTATGCCATCGCGCCCGCGATCGCCGGCATCATGCTCGCCTTCCTGTTCAATCCCCGCGTCGGCCCCGTCGCCCATATGCTGCAGGGACTGGGGCTGGACTGGGACCCGAACCGCAATTCCTGGCATGCGCTTGCGCTGGTGGTCATGGCCGCCTCGTGGAAGCACATCTGCTACAACTACATCTTCCTGGTCGCGGCGCTGATGTCGGTGCCCCAGTCGATCCTCGAATCCGCCTATCTCGACGGCGCGGGGCCGATCCAGCGCTTCCTGCGCATCTCGCTTCCGATGATCGCGCCGACACTGTTCTTCCTGATCGTGATCAACTTCGTCTACGGGCTGTTCGAGACCTTCGCCATCGTCGACGCCACCACCCGCGGCGGCCCAGCCGGGGCCACCTCGATCCTGGTCTACAAGGTCTATCAGGACGGCTTCGTCACGCTCGATCTCGGCTCGTCGGCCGCGCAATCCGTCGTACTGATGGCGCTCGCGCTCTTCCTGACCTTCGCGCAGTTCCGCTTCGTGGAGCGCCGCGTGAATTACAGCGTCTAG
- the ugpE gene encoding sn-glycerol-3-phosphate ABC transporter permease UgpE → MNERTPIIDAVCHLILLVGAALVCLPIYFVFVTGSLTQQEIMRVPMSWLPGDQFFANMQTVLSNANFGQLLLNSFIIATGITVGKLAVSVIAAFAVTYFRFPFRMTAFWLIFMSLMLPIEVRIVPTYESAANVALPLNILGSWFGVQALVDLDWNLVNTYSGLILPLIASATATFLFRQFFLTVPDELCEAARIDGATPWQFFRLILLPLSRSNIVALAIILFLMGWNQYLWPLLLTTEPAMANAVIGLKKLMPQSDSLPTWHLLMNAAFLTMLPPTLVILILQRWFVKGLVDSGK, encoded by the coding sequence ATGAACGAACGCACGCCGATCATCGACGCCGTCTGCCACCTCATCCTGCTGGTGGGCGCGGCGCTCGTCTGCCTGCCGATCTATTTCGTCTTCGTCACCGGCTCGCTCACGCAACAGGAGATCATGCGGGTGCCGATGTCCTGGCTCCCCGGCGACCAGTTCTTCGCGAACATGCAGACCGTGCTGAGCAACGCGAATTTCGGCCAGCTGCTGCTCAACTCCTTCATCATCGCGACCGGCATCACCGTCGGGAAACTCGCGGTCTCGGTGATCGCGGCCTTCGCCGTCACCTATTTCCGCTTCCCCTTCCGGATGACGGCCTTCTGGCTGATCTTCATGTCGCTGATGCTGCCGATCGAGGTGCGCATCGTACCGACCTATGAATCGGCAGCGAACGTCGCCCTGCCCCTCAACATCCTCGGCTCCTGGTTCGGCGTCCAGGCGCTGGTCGATCTCGACTGGAACCTGGTCAACACCTATTCCGGCCTGATCCTGCCGCTGATCGCCTCTGCGACCGCGACGTTCCTGTTCCGTCAGTTCTTCCTCACCGTCCCAGACGAGCTCTGTGAGGCCGCCCGCATCGACGGCGCGACGCCCTGGCAATTCTTCCGGCTGATCCTGCTGCCGCTCTCGCGTTCGAACATCGTGGCACTGGCGATCATCCTCTTCCTGATGGGCTGGAACCAGTATCTCTGGCCGCTCTTGCTCACCACCGAGCCCGCCATGGCCAATGCCGTGATCGGCCTGAAGAAGCTGATGCCGCAGAGCGACTCGCTGCCGACCTGGCACCTCCTGATGAACGCGGCCTTCCTGACGATGCTGCCGCCGACCCTCGTCATCCTCATCCTCCAGCGCTGGTTCGTGAAGGGGCTGGTGGATAGCGGCAAATAA
- a CDS encoding sigma-70 family RNA polymerase sigma factor: MSLEELETQLRPAFLAALAGDGAAYRRFLEAIAGRLRDYLRQMLARAGRHEQSEVEDVLQEVLLALHLSRHTYDPTSPVTAWAHAIARYKLVDHLRRTGRHAGNRPLDDEAFQFADRPAIPAAEARLDLDRAMASLPERTRLLIDRVRLQGTSVAEAASAAGMTESAAKVAIHRGLQAMAKFLSRSGARST, translated from the coding sequence TTGTCGCTCGAAGAACTCGAAACGCAGCTCAGGCCTGCCTTCCTTGCGGCGCTCGCCGGCGACGGCGCCGCCTATCGCCGCTTTCTCGAGGCTATCGCCGGGCGCTTGCGCGATTACCTGCGGCAGATGCTGGCCCGTGCCGGGCGCCATGAGCAGAGCGAGGTCGAGGATGTTCTGCAGGAGGTGCTGCTGGCGCTGCACCTCTCCCGCCATACCTACGATCCGACGAGCCCGGTCACCGCCTGGGCTCACGCGATCGCACGCTACAAGCTGGTTGATCATTTGCGCCGCACGGGCCGTCACGCCGGCAACCGGCCGCTCGACGACGAAGCGTTCCAATTCGCGGACCGGCCAGCGATACCGGCGGCCGAGGCGCGGCTCGACCTCGACCGCGCCATGGCGAGCCTGCCTGAACGCACACGCCTCCTGATCGACAGGGTCAGGCTGCAAGGCACCAGCGTCGCCGAAGCGGCCAGCGCAGCGGGCATGACGGAGAGCGCCGCCAAGGTCGCGATTCACCGCGGCCTGCAGGCCATGGCAAAGTTCCTCTCGCGGAGCGGGGCGAGGTCGACATGA
- a CDS encoding thiamine pyrophosphate-binding protein → MRHDPIAAAAVIGTAEEAEVTGADIVAARLAAAGATHAFGIPGGEVLALIDALERAGIRFLLAKHENAAGFMAEGLWHMTGALPVLVATLGPGVANAVNAVANASQDRVPLLFITGCVDQALAESYTHQVFDHQAVLQPLVKASFRAAPGTEDLVVAKAITLARRGRPGPVHIDLPISVAEGSVPRRAPPPLPSLGPAVPADLAEACRLVARAGKPLVIAGLDLVKEDGSAALERFIARTGAPLLTTYKAKGLLPETDPRVIGGVGLSPKADAIVRPLVEAADLIVLAGYDPIEMRQGWRNPWPADKPVIDIVAEALPHGMHASTLLLEGDVDIALSRLADALPAERSAWPGGEPARVRARFREAFAPLPAWGPHAVFETLRAVAPAGTVATADSGAHRILLSQMWDCDGPLQLLQSTGLCTMGCALPLATGAALGSGRPVLCFVGDAGLEMVLGELATLRDLRLPVVIVALVDESLGLIALKQRQMGLGRVGVDFGSTDFAAVAQAMGGHGVTIADRKTLERETIAAFAREGFTLLACRIDAAQYEGAF, encoded by the coding sequence ATGCGCCATGACCCGATTGCCGCTGCTGCCGTTATCGGCACAGCCGAAGAGGCAGAGGTCACCGGCGCCGACATCGTCGCCGCGCGTCTCGCCGCAGCGGGCGCAACCCACGCTTTCGGCATTCCAGGCGGCGAGGTCCTGGCACTGATCGACGCGCTGGAGCGGGCCGGCATCCGCTTCCTGCTCGCCAAGCACGAGAACGCCGCCGGCTTCATGGCCGAAGGGCTCTGGCACATGACCGGTGCGTTGCCGGTACTGGTGGCGACGCTGGGCCCAGGCGTCGCCAACGCGGTCAATGCCGTCGCCAATGCCAGCCAGGACCGCGTGCCACTGCTCTTCATCACCGGCTGCGTCGATCAGGCGCTCGCCGAGAGCTACACCCACCAGGTCTTCGATCATCAGGCGGTACTGCAGCCGCTGGTGAAGGCGAGCTTCCGAGCCGCACCTGGCACCGAGGACCTCGTCGTCGCCAAGGCGATCACACTCGCCCGGCGCGGACGGCCCGGGCCCGTCCATATCGATCTGCCGATCTCCGTTGCGGAAGGGAGCGTTCCCCGGCGTGCTCCCCCGCCCCTGCCCTCGCTTGGACCGGCGGTGCCCGCCGATCTCGCAGAGGCATGCAGGCTCGTCGCAAGGGCAGGCAAGCCGCTCGTCATCGCCGGGCTCGATCTCGTCAAGGAGGATGGTTCGGCTGCGCTGGAGCGCTTCATTGCCCGCACCGGCGCACCGCTGCTGACGACCTACAAGGCCAAGGGGCTGCTGCCCGAGACAGATCCCCGTGTGATCGGTGGCGTGGGTCTCTCGCCCAAAGCCGACGCGATCGTCCGTCCGCTGGTCGAGGCGGCCGACCTCATCGTGCTTGCCGGCTACGACCCGATCGAGATGCGCCAGGGCTGGCGGAATCCCTGGCCCGCAGACAAACCCGTGATCGACATCGTCGCGGAGGCGCTGCCGCACGGCATGCATGCTTCGACGCTTCTGCTCGAAGGCGATGTCGACATAGCCCTGTCGCGGCTGGCGGATGCGCTGCCGGCCGAGCGGTCAGCCTGGCCCGGTGGGGAACCTGCCAGGGTACGGGCCCGTTTTCGCGAGGCCTTCGCGCCGTTGCCCGCCTGGGGCCCGCATGCCGTCTTCGAAACCCTGCGCGCGGTGGCACCGGCCGGCACCGTTGCGACCGCGGATTCCGGCGCACACCGCATCCTGCTCAGCCAGATGTGGGACTGCGATGGTCCGCTGCAGCTGCTGCAGTCGACCGGACTCTGCACCATGGGTTGCGCCCTGCCGCTGGCTACGGGCGCAGCGCTCGGCTCGGGCCGGCCGGTACTCTGCTTTGTCGGCGATGCCGGGCTGGAGATGGTGCTTGGCGAGCTGGCGACGCTGCGGGATCTGCGGCTTCCGGTCGTCATCGTCGCGCTCGTCGACGAGAGCCTGGGCCTGATCGCGCTCAAGCAGCGGCAAATGGGCTTAGGCCGCGTCGGCGTCGATTTCGGGAGCACCGATTTTGCGGCGGTGGCGCAAGCGATGGGTGGCCACGGCGTCACGATCGCGGACCGGAAGACTCTCGAGCGCGAGACGATTGCTGCGTTTGCCCGCGAGGGCTTCACCCTCCTCGCCTGCCGGATCGATGCCGCGCAGTATGAAGGGGCCTTTTGA
- a CDS encoding alpha/beta fold hydrolase → MARRICLALAILVSLAGSIPARAQQPAPMLLPCPSSDACKVVNGSYRIALPPQAAAGQRQGAIVFFHGYQGSAAEVIADPALIAVARRLGVALIAPEGLGHSWSFPGSPSQRRDEFAYVAAMLDDVTQRFPIDPGRLMASGFSQGGSMVWYLACRMPTRFAAFAPIAGAFWEPMPASCTAPRPKLVHVHGVGDTTVPLAGRALRQGFRQGDLFKSFAILAPGGCTAAWADTPQALTAGAALTCRLASGCSGDARLELCLHSGGHVADAAWVERAWRLTMPPAPTRRAVGATLTSP, encoded by the coding sequence ATGGCTCGGAGGATCTGCCTTGCGCTCGCCATCCTGGTCAGTTTGGCCGGGTCGATCCCCGCACGGGCTCAGCAGCCGGCTCCGATGCTGTTGCCCTGCCCCTCCTCCGACGCCTGCAAGGTCGTGAATGGCTCATATCGCATCGCATTGCCTCCGCAGGCCGCAGCCGGGCAGCGCCAGGGAGCGATCGTCTTCTTCCACGGCTATCAAGGCTCGGCCGCGGAGGTGATCGCCGATCCTGCGCTGATTGCGGTGGCGCGGCGGCTCGGCGTCGCACTGATCGCGCCCGAAGGGCTCGGCCATAGCTGGTCCTTCCCAGGCTCCCCGTCCCAGCGCCGCGACGAATTCGCCTATGTCGCTGCGATGCTCGACGATGTCACGCAGCGCTTCCCGATAGACCCCGGCCGTCTCATGGCGAGCGGCTTCTCGCAAGGTGGCTCGATGGTCTGGTATCTCGCCTGCCGGATGCCGACGCGTTTCGCCGCCTTCGCACCGATCGCGGGCGCGTTCTGGGAACCGATGCCGGCAAGCTGTACCGCCCCCCGGCCGAAGCTAGTCCATGTCCATGGCGTCGGCGACACCACGGTTCCTCTGGCTGGACGGGCATTGCGGCAAGGGTTCAGGCAGGGAGACCTTTTCAAGAGCTTCGCCATTCTCGCGCCGGGTGGTTGCACCGCCGCCTGGGCCGACACCCCGCAGGCCCTCACGGCCGGAGCTGCCTTGACCTGTCGGCTGGCGAGCGGATGCAGCGGGGATGCGCGGCTCGAACTCTGCCTGCATAGCGGCGGCCACGTCGCGGACGCAGCCTGGGTCGAACGGGCCTGGCGGCTGACGATGCCGCCGGCGCCGACACGGCGGGCCGTCGGCGCCACGCTCACGTCTCCGTGA
- a CDS encoding DUF1109 domain-containing protein, giving the protein MQTNELISLLSASHRPVDTGWLRRTTWLCAVFALAVTAGLVLLTLGSRPDFGSAWLTIPVLAKALLGASIAGIALPLFLRSLQPGRTVGKRLPLVAVPLLLAACWAALSLAQAPAEQWSALVFGRYWRACLIAVPLYSLCPLIVLLLLARRGAPVDGQLTGACAGLASAGLAAVAYSLHCPDDTAPFLATWYTIAIAAVAGLGALVFPRFLRW; this is encoded by the coding sequence ATGCAGACCAACGAGCTGATTTCCCTGCTGAGTGCGAGCCACCGACCGGTCGATACTGGCTGGCTACGCCGCACCACCTGGCTCTGTGCCGTCTTCGCGCTTGCGGTGACGGCGGGCCTCGTCCTTCTCACGCTCGGTTCCCGGCCCGATTTCGGCAGCGCATGGCTGACGATCCCAGTCCTGGCCAAGGCGTTGCTCGGCGCCAGCATTGCAGGCATCGCGCTTCCGCTGTTCCTGCGCAGCCTGCAGCCGGGTCGGACGGTAGGGAAACGTCTGCCCTTGGTGGCAGTGCCGCTCCTGCTGGCCGCCTGCTGGGCTGCCCTCAGCTTGGCACAGGCGCCGGCGGAGCAATGGAGTGCGCTGGTCTTCGGCCGCTACTGGCGTGCCTGCCTCATCGCCGTTCCGCTCTATTCGCTCTGTCCGCTCATCGTGCTGCTGCTGCTTGCGCGGCGAGGCGCTCCCGTCGACGGGCAGTTGACGGGAGCCTGCGCCGGCCTTGCCTCGGCGGGGCTGGCGGCCGTCGCCTATAGCCTGCATTGCCCGGACGATACCGCTCCCTTCCTCGCAACCTGGTACACGATCGCCATTGCTGCTGTCGCCGGCCTCGGCGCACTGGTCTTCCCACGCTTCCTGCGCTGGTGA
- a CDS encoding chloride channel protein, with product MAAGGSRILRRSRTLVVTPRYWRQRLVFWLGALAIGIVSAGFARLADEAQHLFSAIAGRQDGLRFLPLLVTPLGFGLCAFVAARFVQGSQGSGIPQAIAARHLREDAERSGFLSLRIAVGKIAMTVLGLLCGASIGREGPTVQVGASIMLQAARWGGMVQARGLILAGSAAGIAAAFNTPLAGIVFAIEEMSRTYQARTNGIVLSAVIIAGLASLAIVGNYTYFGFTNATAELGRDWPLVLCCGILGGAFGACFSAGMISLTRRIRRWRATTPLKRTLAVAVLAGFLVAVVGVASNGMTFGTGYAQARSAIEGAPLPMPFFIAKFVASLASSVSGIPGGLFAPSLSVGAGLGSTLGGLLGSPIGLAAVLGMAGYFSGVVQAPMTAFVIILEMTGNHDNVMALMAASVLGYGTARLITREPLYHALSRLFIADVLRQRRAQAATAAS from the coding sequence GTGGCCGCTGGCGGATCGAGAATTCTGCGACGCTCGCGCACGCTGGTCGTCACGCCGCGCTATTGGCGGCAGCGGCTGGTCTTCTGGCTCGGCGCGCTCGCGATCGGTATCGTCAGCGCGGGTTTTGCCAGGCTGGCCGATGAGGCGCAGCACCTGTTCTCCGCGATCGCCGGGCGACAGGACGGGCTGCGCTTCCTGCCCCTGCTGGTGACACCGCTGGGCTTCGGGCTCTGCGCCTTCGTCGCGGCCCGCTTCGTCCAGGGTTCGCAGGGCAGCGGCATTCCCCAGGCGATCGCAGCCCGCCACCTGCGCGAGGATGCCGAGCGCTCCGGTTTTCTCTCGCTGCGGATCGCCGTCGGAAAGATCGCCATGACGGTGCTCGGCCTGCTCTGCGGCGCCTCGATCGGCCGAGAGGGGCCGACGGTGCAGGTCGGTGCCTCGATCATGCTGCAGGCGGCTCGTTGGGGCGGCATGGTGCAGGCTCGCGGCCTCATCCTGGCCGGTTCGGCCGCCGGCATCGCTGCGGCCTTCAACACGCCGCTCGCCGGCATCGTCTTCGCCATCGAGGAGATGAGCCGGACCTATCAGGCCCGCACCAACGGCATCGTCCTGTCGGCGGTCATCATCGCAGGCCTCGCCTCGCTCGCGATCGTCGGCAACTACACCTACTTCGGCTTCACGAATGCGACGGCCGAGCTTGGGCGTGACTGGCCGCTCGTGCTGTGCTGCGGCATTCTCGGCGGAGCCTTCGGAGCCTGTTTCAGCGCGGGCATGATTTCCCTGACCCGGCGCATTCGCCGGTGGCGGGCGACCACCCCTCTCAAGCGCACCTTGGCGGTGGCGGTGCTCGCCGGATTCCTTGTCGCCGTCGTCGGCGTCGCTTCCAATGGCATGACCTTCGGAACCGGATATGCGCAGGCGCGCAGCGCCATCGAGGGTGCGCCCCTGCCGATGCCCTTTTTCATCGCGAAGTTCGTGGCGAGCCTGGCTTCCTCTGTCTCGGGCATTCCGGGAGGGCTCTTCGCGCCGTCGCTTTCCGTGGGGGCAGGGCTCGGCAGTACGCTCGGCGGCCTTCTCGGCTCGCCGATCGGCCTGGCCGCCGTCCTGGGGATGGCGGGATATTTCTCCGGGGTCGTGCAAGCGCCGATGACGGCCTTCGTCATTATTCTGGAAATGACCGGAAACCACGACAACGTCATGGCGCTGATGGCGGCATCGGTGCTGGGATACGGAACCGCGCGCCTGATCACCCGCGAGCCGCTCTATCACGCGCTGTCGCGCCTCTTCATCGCGGACGTGCTGCGGCAACGGCGGGCCCAGGCGGCCACGGCTGCGTCATGA
- a CDS encoding glycerophosphodiester phosphodiesterase family protein: MRIIGHRGARNIWAENSLSGFRNVCALGVDAVELDVHLSSDGEIMVIHDPLLDRTTDHKGPVAHLSRAALAKVTLGDTLGETVPTLPEVLDIFGPTGIELEIEMKMDAFGNPYPGLLDKVIALVEARKMASRVVLTCFVPEVIEEIRAKAPHMRRLASVDRRSCEAFGGVDRTLQRFVDLGCIIAVEQSLLRLCVDRAVGIVGRDKLGAWVPNTLRELDFWLGQPISQITSDRPDLALQLRAARKA; encoded by the coding sequence ATGCGGATCATCGGTCATCGCGGCGCGCGCAACATCTGGGCGGAGAACAGCCTGAGCGGTTTCCGCAATGTCTGCGCCCTCGGCGTCGATGCCGTCGAGCTCGATGTGCATCTCTCCAGCGACGGCGAGATCATGGTGATCCACGACCCGTTGCTCGACCGCACCACCGACCACAAGGGACCCGTCGCGCATCTCTCGCGCGCAGCGCTCGCGAAGGTGACGCTCGGCGATACACTGGGCGAGACGGTCCCGACTCTGCCGGAGGTGCTCGATATCTTCGGCCCGACCGGGATCGAGCTCGAGATCGAGATGAAGATGGATGCCTTCGGCAATCCCTATCCCGGCCTCCTCGACAAGGTCATCGCCCTCGTGGAAGCCCGCAAGATGGCCTCCCGCGTCGTGCTGACCTGCTTCGTGCCGGAGGTCATCGAGGAAATCCGGGCGAAGGCGCCGCATATGCGCCGGCTCGCCTCGGTCGATCGCCGCTCCTGCGAGGCCTTCGGCGGCGTCGACCGGACCTTGCAGCGCTTCGTCGATCTCGGCTGCATCATCGCCGTCGAGCAATCGCTGCTGCGGCTCTGCGTCGATCGCGCCGTCGGCATCGTCGGGCGCGACAAGCTCGGGGCCTGGGTTCCCAACACACTGCGCGAGCTCGATTTCTGGCTCGGCCAGCCGATCTCGCAGATCACCAGCGACCGCCCCGATCTCGCCCTGCAATTGCGCGCCGCACGGAAGGCTTGA